The sequence CGGGCGGGCACCCCTGCCACTGGACGGCGGTGTTGCCCATGTACTGCAGATCTTTGATCCCCATTTCGCTCGACCAGAAGCCGGAGGCCACCATGTCGCGGAAGAGGTTGAAGAAGGTGACGCCGTGGCTCATCTCGGGGCGCGCGCGCTCGGGCCAGGCAATGTCGTCGACGATCGCGGTCCGCTCGGCTTCGGACAACTCGACGAACGGACGCTGATAGCGACGGCGCGACTCGGCGTCGAGCCAGGCCAGGCCACCCCGCATGCGCAACGGCAGATTCTCGTCGCGCGTGTCGGTCATCATGAAGTCGATGAACTCCGGCACGCCCGCGTCTGTCGCGCTGCCGGAGCGGTCGTCCGCGGGGATCACCATATCAGCGAGCACCGCCACGGTGACCATCTCGTGGGGGGTGAAGAACCGGGGCTCCTGGCCACGCGTAGCCGCCGCCCGCGCGTGCTCGGGAGGGGTAGGGATGGTAGGCGCAGGCGCGGGTGCGGGCGCCGTTTTCGCGGTCGCAGGAGCGAAGGGCGCCAGCGCGATCAGACCCAAAGCCTCGCGGCGATTCATCGAGCTCATATCTCCCCCGCTTTCCGCATGCGTACGATCTCGTCGCTGGTACGCCAGGCGAGCGCCAGAATCGTCCAGGTCGGGTTCTTGTCGGCCTGGGAGACGAACGGCC is a genomic window of Longimicrobiaceae bacterium containing:
- a CDS encoding gluconate 2-dehydrogenase subunit 3 family protein, producing the protein MNRREALGLIALAPFAPATAKTAPAPAPAPTIPTPPEHARAAATRGQEPRFFTPHEMVTVAVLADMVIPADDRSGSATDAGVPEFIDFMMTDTRDENLPLRMRGGLAWLDAESRRRYQRPFVELSEAERTAIVDDIAWPERARPEMSHGVTFFNLFRDMVASGFWSSEMGIKDLQYMGNTAVQWQGCPPEALKKLGLSAG